A window of the Camelus dromedarius isolate mCamDro1 chromosome 5, mCamDro1.pat, whole genome shotgun sequence genome harbors these coding sequences:
- the NGDN gene encoding neuroguidin — MAAPEVLESDLPNAVALLKNLQEQVMAVTTQVQALTKKVQAKAYPTEKGLSLLEVKDQLLLMYLMDLSHLILDKSSGRSLQGHAAVLRLVEIRTVLEKLRPLDQKLKYQIDKLVKTAVTGSLSENDPLHFKPHPSNMMSKLSSEDEEEDEAEEGQSGASGKKSGKGTAKKYVPPRLVPVHYDETEAEREKKRLERAKRRALSSSVIRELKEQYSDAPEEIRDARHPHVTRQSQEDQHRINYEESMMVRLSVSKREKGRRKRANIMSSQLHSLTHFSDISALTGGTPHLDEDQNPTKKRKKIPKKGRKKKGFRRRR, encoded by the exons ATGGCGGCGCCG GAGGTGTTGGAGTCAGACCTGCCAAATGCCGTGGCCCTTTTGAAAAACCTGCAGGAGCAG GTGATGGCTGTCACCACACAAGTGCAAGCTCTGACCAAAAAAGTTCAAGCTAAAGCCTATCCTACAGAGAAG GGTCTCAGCCTTTTGGAAGTGAAAGATCAGTTGTTGCTCATGTACCTGATGGATCTGAGTCATCTCATCCTGGACAAATCCTCAGGAAGGTCTCTTCAAGGACATGCTGCAGTTTTGAGACTGGTGGAGATTCGCACG GTTTTGGAAAAGCTTCGTCCTTTGGACCAAAAACTGAAGTATCAAATTGACAAACTGGTCAAGACTGCAGTGACAGGCAGCCTCA GTGAGAATGATCCACTCCATTTTAAGCCTCATCCCAGCAACATGATGAGCAAG TTGAGCTctgaggatgaggaagaagatGAAGCAGAGGAAGGCCAGTCTGGGGCCTCCGGGAAGAAATCTGGAAAAGGGACAGCTAAGAAATACGTTCCTCCACGCTTGGTTCCAGTGCATTATG ATGAAACAGAAGCTGAGCGGGAGAAGAAGCGCCTAGAACGAGCCAAGAGACGGGCATTGAGCAGCTCTGTCATCCGGGAACTAAAGGAGCAGTACTCAGATGCTCCAGAGGAAATCCGTGATGCTCGGCACCCTCATGTTACTCGCCAGAGCCAGGAGGATCAACACAG GATTAACTATGAGGAGAGCATGATGGTGCGCTTAAGTGTCAGTAAACGAGAGAAAGGACGGCGAAAACGAGCAAATATCATGAGCTCCCAGCTTCATTCCCTCACGCACTTCAGTGACATTAGTGCTTTGACAGGAGGAACCCCTCATCTTGACGAG GATCAGAATCCTACTAAGAAGCGGAAGAAGATACCTAAGAAAGGTCGGAAGAAGAAAG gtTTTCGGAGGCGGCGGTGA